In the genome of Tannockella kyphosi, one region contains:
- a CDS encoding aminopeptidase: MYKKNAWEKYDEKNLEKVMEFSQGYKHYITVGKTERACVKESVRIAVELGYKDLSVMIKNNEALQTGDKVFITNMDKNFASFVIGRKPLEAGLRILGAHIDSPRLDLKQNPIYESDGFAMADTHYYGGVKKYQWVTLPLSIYGVVCKKDGTSIDVVIGEDDNDPVVGISDLLIHLSQDQLQKKAANVIEGEDLDITLGSMPLKGKEKDSVKANILKLLKDKYDIEEEDFISAEIEIVPSGKARDYGLDRSMVMGYGHDDRVCAYASMYAAFDLGVADYTTCAILVDKEEIGSVGATGAQSLWFENVVGEMMNLMGETNFLKVRRAMANSKMLSSDVSAGYDPLYANVNDKKNAAFLGQGVCFNKYTGARGKSGCNDANPEFVATLRKIMDDHDIHYQTAELGKVDQGGGGTIAYILGNYGMNVIDAGVAVLNMHAPWEIISKVDLYEAYLAYKLFLEKA; the protein is encoded by the coding sequence ATGTATAAAAAGAATGCATGGGAAAAGTATGATGAAAAAAACTTAGAAAAAGTAATGGAATTTTCACAAGGATATAAGCATTACATTACTGTTGGAAAAACAGAACGAGCTTGTGTAAAGGAAAGTGTTCGTATCGCAGTTGAATTAGGATATAAAGACTTATCTGTTATGATTAAAAATAATGAAGCATTACAAACTGGAGATAAGGTTTTTATTACAAATATGGATAAGAATTTTGCTAGTTTTGTTATTGGTAGAAAACCTTTAGAAGCAGGGTTAAGAATTTTAGGAGCGCATATTGATTCTCCTCGTTTGGATTTAAAACAAAATCCAATCTATGAAAGTGATGGATTTGCAATGGCAGATACTCACTATTATGGTGGTGTTAAAAAGTATCAATGGGTTACTTTGCCACTATCTATTTATGGAGTTGTTTGTAAAAAAGATGGTACTTCAATAGATGTTGTAATTGGAGAAGATGATAATGATCCTGTAGTTGGGATTAGTGATTTATTAATTCATTTATCTCAAGATCAATTACAAAAGAAAGCTGCTAATGTTATTGAAGGGGAAGACTTGGATATTACGTTAGGTTCTATGCCTTTAAAAGGAAAAGAAAAAGATAGTGTAAAAGCAAATATCTTAAAGTTATTAAAAGATAAATATGATATTGAAGAAGAAGATTTTATTTCTGCTGAAATAGAAATAGTACCTAGTGGAAAAGCTAGAGATTATGGCTTAGATCGAAGTATGGTAATGGGATATGGTCATGATGATCGTGTTTGTGCTTATGCTTCTATGTATGCTGCATTTGATTTAGGTGTAGCTGATTATACTACTTGTGCTATATTGGTTGATAAAGAAGAAATTGGTAGTGTTGGGGCAACTGGTGCACAATCATTATGGTTTGAAAATGTTGTTGGTGAAATGATGAATTTAATGGGGGAAACAAACTTCTTAAAAGTACGTCGTGCAATGGCTAATTCAAAAATGTTATCTAGTGATGTAAGTGCTGGTTATGATCCATTATATGCAAATGTAAATGATAAAAAAAATGCTGCTTTTTTAGGACAAGGAGTATGTTTTAATAAATATACTGGTGCTAGAGGAAAAAGTGGATGTAATGATGCGAATCCTGAGTTTGTAGCAACGTTACGTAAGATTATGGATGATCATGATATTCATTATCAAACTGCAGAGCTTGGAAAAGTAGACCAAGGTGGTGGAGGTACAATTGCCTATATACTAGGAAACTATGGTATGAATGTAATTGATGCTGGTGTTGCTGTTTTGAATATGCATGCTCCATGGGAAATTATTTCAAAAGTAGATTTATATGAAGCATATCTTGCTTATAAACTATTCTTAGAAAAAGCATAA
- a CDS encoding amidohydrolase: MYTQIINLANKYYPETVQLRRDFHRNPEIGWLEMRTSCIISEYLEELGYQVMTGRDVICHKSRMGLPSNSAFEEHYQSLKDSGFSSKYLELVKDGFTGVVATLECGQGPTVAMRFDIDALGVNEDCSLSHFPYSNGFQSSSENIMHACGHDGHIAIGLTTAKIIMNIKEQLHGTIKLIFQPAEEGVRGAKSMVKKGILDDVDYLYAAHIFPRTDNDKNADCYGGMNESFATTKLDVTYHGVSTHAAETPQFGRNAILSAAACITNLHSIPRNSNGCTRINVGTIHAGTGRNVVAESAKLEIEVRGASTELNRYMEVYARDVIQGAAIMHDTHVEVEEMGKAYALSSDESFIQHILDISNQHLGGIEFSEHMYSPLGASDDFSYMMYYVQVHGGKSTYLKLISDGIATLHSTNYDYDEIILKKGAIIFSSIAYSLLNK, from the coding sequence ATGTATACACAAATAATAAATCTAGCAAACAAATACTATCCTGAAACTGTTCAACTACGACGTGATTTTCATAGAAATCCTGAAATTGGTTGGTTAGAAATGCGTACTAGTTGCATTATCAGTGAATATTTAGAAGAACTTGGTTATCAGGTAATGACTGGAAGAGATGTTATTTGCCATAAGTCTCGAATGGGATTACCATCAAATAGTGCATTTGAAGAACATTATCAAAGTTTAAAAGATTCTGGTTTTTCAAGTAAGTATTTAGAGCTTGTGAAAGATGGTTTTACAGGTGTGGTGGCAACTTTGGAATGTGGTCAAGGTCCGACTGTTGCAATGCGTTTTGATATAGATGCATTGGGTGTCAATGAAGACTGTTCTTTATCCCATTTCCCTTATTCAAATGGTTTTCAATCAAGTAGTGAGAATATTATGCATGCTTGTGGTCATGACGGTCATATTGCTATTGGACTAACAACTGCAAAAATAATAATGAATATAAAAGAACAATTACATGGTACCATTAAGCTTATTTTCCAACCTGCTGAAGAAGGTGTTCGTGGTGCAAAAAGCATGGTTAAAAAAGGCATTTTAGATGATGTGGATTATTTATATGCTGCTCATATTTTTCCACGGACAGACAATGATAAAAATGCGGATTGTTATGGGGGTATGAATGAATCCTTTGCCACAACAAAACTGGATGTTACGTATCATGGGGTTTCCACCCATGCTGCAGAGACTCCTCAATTTGGCCGTAACGCTATTCTATCAGCTGCTGCTTGTATTACAAATTTACACTCCATTCCTCGTAACAGTAATGGTTGTACTCGCATCAATGTTGGGACAATTCATGCTGGAACTGGAAGAAATGTAGTTGCTGAAAGTGCAAAATTAGAAATTGAAGTACGCGGGGCTAGTACGGAATTAAATCGTTATATGGAAGTTTATGCTCGTGATGTCATTCAAGGTGCTGCAATCATGCATGATACCCATGTAGAAGTAGAAGAAATGGGAAAAGCTTATGCCCTGTCTAGTGATGAATCCTTCATTCAACATATTTTAGACATTTCAAATCAACATTTAGGTGGGATTGAATTTAGTGAACATATGTATAGTCCTTTAGGAGCAAGTGATGATTTTTCATATATGATGTATTATGTTCAAGTACATGGAGGGAAATCGACTTATCTAAAATTGATTAGTGATGGTATTGCCACTTTGCATAGTACTAATTATGATTATGATGAAATAATCTTGAAAAAAGGAGCTATTATTTTTTCAAGTATCGCTTATTCTTTATTAAACAAATAA
- a CDS encoding HAD-IC family P-type ATPase, with the protein MYLNDQHYQGLTNQEVLIKIQNNEVNSKIDYNTKSYRSIVLKNVFTFFNFINFILFCCVCFVESYHNGLFIFIILTNTTICIIQEVKAKRLLDQISFLEQSSYQAIRDYDCVEINQDRLVKDDLIILYSGQQIPCDSILLQGTIEVNEAMLTGESNSVIKTIDDIIYSGTYLISGKCVAKIQCVGNENYINQLTKKAKLQKSPISKLKESIQMILKKISKIIVPLGILIFCKQYYITNLTLEQSVVNSVAAVLGMIPEGLVLLISITLSISIVTLLRKKVLVQELFCIETLAYVDTLCLDKTGTITTGQLKVYDTISYHCSNINEIISNMLFSLEDTNSTSIALQASFLPKSTYQTTFVLPFSSKRKYSAVHFENLGTYYLGAYQSLFCNQYNQDVAYYASQGYRVLVLAHSLDAIQEQNVQNLQLLGIILLSDCLRDNVKESLDRFQQQGIQCYVLSGDDPLTIANIVKTAGLDASRVVNGLELDSKKQIKEALEKYRLFGRVTPEQKQEIVSCLKEMNHTVAMTGDGINDILAFKEADCSIAFNNGNEACKHSADIVLLDNQFDLIHDALNEGRRVINNITASGSMFLIKTFFSIILCIITIVFGTTYPFVPIQLSILSSFGVGIPCFLLAYEKNYNLVTKPFLQTVIFNALPTSCTIAITCSLLVNVGYYTGYDTSLLCTICVLFAGWNYMIALKDTYSPLSRYRKIIVIVMQFGFYATLFIFRDFLYLTNIPFGGLSYVLF; encoded by the coding sequence ATGTATCTAAACGATCAACATTATCAAGGATTAACAAATCAAGAGGTTTTAATTAAAATCCAAAATAACGAAGTTAATTCTAAAATCGATTATAATACAAAATCATATCGTTCTATTGTCCTTAAAAATGTATTTACTTTCTTTAATTTTATTAATTTTATCTTATTTTGTTGTGTATGTTTTGTTGAATCTTATCATAATGGATTATTTATTTTTATTATTCTCACTAATACTACCATCTGTATCATTCAAGAAGTAAAAGCGAAAAGACTACTCGATCAAATATCTTTTTTAGAACAATCTTCTTATCAGGCTATTCGTGATTATGATTGTGTTGAAATAAACCAAGATAGACTAGTAAAAGATGATCTTATTATCTTATATTCAGGTCAACAAATACCATGTGATAGTATTCTATTACAAGGTACGATTGAAGTTAATGAAGCAATGTTAACAGGTGAAAGTAACTCAGTAATAAAAACAATTGATGATATAATTTATTCTGGAACTTATTTAATATCAGGAAAATGTGTTGCGAAGATTCAATGTGTTGGAAACGAGAACTATATAAACCAACTTACTAAAAAAGCAAAATTACAAAAATCACCTATTTCTAAATTAAAAGAAAGTATCCAAATGATATTGAAAAAGATTTCTAAAATCATTGTACCTTTAGGTATTTTAATTTTTTGTAAACAATATTATATTACAAACCTAACTTTGGAACAAAGTGTGGTTAATAGTGTTGCTGCTGTTTTAGGAATGATTCCTGAAGGTCTTGTTTTGCTTATTTCAATTACGTTAAGTATTAGTATCGTTACTTTATTAAGAAAAAAAGTTTTGGTACAGGAATTGTTTTGTATTGAAACATTAGCCTATGTGGATACTCTTTGCTTAGATAAAACAGGTACAATCACAACTGGCCAATTAAAGGTGTATGATACTATCTCTTATCATTGTTCAAATATAAATGAAATCATTTCCAATATGTTATTTTCATTAGAAGATACCAATAGTACTTCCATTGCGCTGCAAGCTAGTTTTCTGCCAAAATCAACCTATCAAACTACCTTTGTTTTGCCATTTTCTTCTAAAAGAAAATATAGTGCTGTTCACTTTGAAAACTTAGGTACTTATTATTTAGGTGCTTATCAATCCTTGTTTTGTAATCAATATAATCAAGATGTAGCATATTATGCAAGTCAAGGATATCGTGTTTTAGTATTAGCCCATAGTTTGGATGCCATTCAAGAACAAAATGTTCAAAATTTACAACTATTAGGAATTATTTTATTATCCGATTGTCTGCGTGATAATGTCAAAGAGTCATTAGATCGTTTCCAACAACAAGGTATTCAATGTTATGTGTTATCTGGTGATGATCCTTTAACGATTGCGAATATTGTTAAAACTGCAGGATTGGATGCAAGTCGTGTTGTAAATGGCTTAGAGTTAGATTCAAAAAAACAAATAAAAGAAGCATTAGAGAAATATAGGCTATTTGGTCGTGTCACTCCAGAACAAAAACAAGAAATAGTTTCTTGTTTAAAAGAAATGAATCATACAGTTGCTATGACTGGAGATGGTATTAATGATATTTTAGCTTTTAAGGAAGCTGATTGTTCGATTGCTTTTAATAATGGAAATGAAGCTTGTAAGCATAGTGCAGATATTGTTTTATTAGATAATCAATTTGATTTAATTCATGATGCCTTAAATGAGGGAAGAAGAGTTATTAATAATATTACTGCTAGTGGATCCATGTTTTTAATAAAAACTTTCTTTTCTATTATTCTTTGTATTATTACCATTGTATTTGGTACAACTTATCCATTTGTACCAATACAATTATCTATTCTATCTTCTTTTGGTGTTGGGATTCCTTGTTTTTTATTAGCATATGAAAAAAATTATAACCTTGTTACAAAACCATTTTTACAAACAGTTATTTTTAATGCCTTACCTACTTCATGTACCATCGCAATTACATGTTCGCTATTAGTGAATGTTGGTTACTATACAGGATATGATACTTCTCTATTATGTACCATTTGTGTTTTATTTGCAGGTTGGAATTATATGATTGCTTTAAAAGATACTTATAGTCCTTTATCTCGCTATCGTAAAATAATTGTTATTGTTATGCAATTTGGTTTTTATGCTACATTATTTATCTTTAGAGATTTTTTATACTTAACTAATATTCCTTTTGGGGGATTATCTTATGTATTATTTTAG
- a CDS encoding translation factor GTPase family protein, giving the protein MKKINIGILAHVDAGKTTLSEALLYQCGAIKDMGRVDHGNAVLDFDNMERKRGITIYSKEVSTNYRELSITLVDTPGHLDFSCEMERTLQVLDMAIVVISGTDGLQSHHETIFKLLDHYQVPAMLFINKMDISYLSKDEIVEQIQHKCNLEVIDFSLEKDKLLESIAVIEDSLLEKYLETNKIDDQDIQLLVQQRKIVPCFNGSALKNKGIEELLEGIYRYHPIIEYSKGFGARVYKISFDEFGNRLTHLKITGGCLENKTVLFEGNKVDQIRIYQANKYEMVQSVQAGTICVVKGIPNLQAGYGLGFENNRQEVYLTSYMNYQIILPKDVDSFEVFPKLKRLQIIDPQLKLTYDQQQTLSIHAMGEVQLEVVKQTIKDLFLMDVQFMPGQIIYKETIRNGIIGVGHFEPLRHYSEVQLYVEPNEFGKGIEINSVVHQDDLSMAYQNYITKILKENTIPGVLTAGELTDLKITLIAGKAHLKHTEGGDFYEATIRALRNALYLGDSILLEPYQNITISSPNHYLSKIMFDLDNKQATYTMSVDTNGNTVFHGIAPVQYFQDYPTYIQSTFKGEVEYQSSFYGYKEVINQSNLIQEQSYDALADTNFPCGSIFCSHGAGFYVAPEKVCDYQHIVTNYKKETKSSHYTKMTSSDWDLETIFERTYGKVETKLFEETKKTPSIVPSNTVKSKPIFMFVDAYNVIHAWQKTKDVIFDSVEDARDILIEMLCDYQGYRNIRICAVFDAYKVKEGRGSINKYSNIEVAFTKEGQTADMYIERNMTQFLDEYQIIVVSSDGLVQTISLAKGARRMSSRELVLEYQHFKKSNATKIISK; this is encoded by the coding sequence ATGAAGAAAATAAATATTGGGATATTAGCTCATGTTGATGCTGGGAAAACGACACTTAGTGAAGCTTTACTTTATCAATGTGGAGCAATAAAAGATATGGGTAGAGTAGATCATGGTAATGCTGTTTTAGATTTTGATAATATGGAAAGAAAAAGAGGAATTACGATTTATTCAAAAGAAGTATCTACTAATTATCGTGAATTATCGATTACTTTGGTGGATACACCAGGTCATCTTGATTTTTCTTGTGAGATGGAAAGAACATTGCAAGTATTAGATATGGCAATTGTCGTAATAAGTGGCACAGATGGCTTACAAAGCCATCATGAGACTATTTTTAAATTATTAGATCATTATCAAGTACCAGCAATGTTATTTATTAATAAAATGGATATTTCTTATTTATCAAAAGATGAAATAGTAGAACAAATTCAACATAAATGTAATCTTGAAGTAATTGATTTTTCTTTAGAGAAAGATAAGTTATTAGAATCAATTGCAGTTATAGAAGATTCTTTATTAGAAAAATATTTAGAAACAAATAAAATAGATGATCAAGATATTCAATTATTAGTTCAACAAAGAAAGATAGTTCCTTGTTTTAATGGTTCAGCATTAAAAAATAAAGGTATTGAAGAACTTTTAGAAGGAATATATCGATATCATCCAATAATAGAATATTCAAAAGGATTTGGTGCAAGAGTTTATAAAATTAGTTTTGATGAGTTTGGTAATCGCTTAACTCATTTAAAAATAACGGGTGGTTGTTTAGAAAATAAAACTGTTCTTTTTGAAGGAAATAAAGTAGATCAAATTAGGATCTATCAAGCTAATAAATATGAAATGGTACAATCAGTACAAGCAGGTACTATTTGTGTGGTGAAAGGGATTCCTAATTTACAGGCAGGATATGGGTTAGGATTTGAAAATAATCGTCAAGAAGTCTATTTAACTTCTTATATGAATTATCAAATTATTTTACCAAAAGATGTTGATAGCTTTGAAGTTTTTCCTAAACTTAAAAGATTACAAATTATTGATCCACAGTTAAAACTAACTTATGATCAACAACAAACACTTTCTATTCATGCAATGGGAGAAGTTCAATTAGAAGTAGTGAAACAAACAATAAAAGATTTATTTTTAATGGATGTTCAGTTTATGCCAGGACAAATCATTTATAAAGAAACAATTAGAAATGGTATAATCGGTGTTGGTCATTTTGAACCATTACGTCATTATAGTGAAGTTCAATTGTATGTAGAACCTAATGAATTTGGAAAAGGGATAGAAATAAATAGTGTTGTACACCAAGATGATTTATCAATGGCATATCAAAACTATATCACAAAGATACTAAAAGAAAATACGATTCCAGGTGTCTTAACTGCTGGAGAATTAACTGATTTAAAGATTACTTTAATTGCTGGAAAAGCACATTTGAAACATACAGAAGGTGGCGATTTTTATGAAGCTACGATACGAGCTTTACGTAATGCTCTTTATTTAGGGGATTCTATCTTATTAGAACCTTATCAAAATATAACAATATCTTCACCAAATCATTATTTATCAAAAATAATGTTTGACTTAGATAACAAACAAGCAACATATACAATGAGTGTGGATACTAATGGAAATACAGTTTTTCATGGAATTGCACCAGTACAATATTTTCAAGACTATCCAACCTATATTCAATCAACCTTTAAAGGAGAAGTTGAATATCAATCTTCTTTTTATGGATATAAAGAAGTTATCAATCAATCTAATCTTATTCAAGAACAAAGTTATGATGCCCTAGCAGATACTAATTTTCCTTGTGGGTCTATTTTTTGTAGTCATGGAGCTGGATTTTATGTTGCTCCAGAGAAAGTTTGTGATTACCAACATATCGTAACAAATTATAAAAAAGAAACTAAATCTTCTCATTATACAAAGATGACTTCAAGTGATTGGGATTTAGAAACTATTTTTGAGAGAACTTATGGAAAAGTGGAAACTAAGCTTTTTGAAGAAACGAAAAAAACACCTAGTATAGTGCCTTCTAATACAGTAAAGAGTAAACCAATATTTATGTTTGTAGATGCCTATAATGTGATTCATGCATGGCAAAAAACAAAAGATGTTATTTTTGATTCGGTGGAAGATGCCAGAGATATTTTAATTGAAATGTTATGTGATTATCAAGGGTATCGAAATATACGTATATGTGCTGTTTTTGATGCTTATAAAGTAAAAGAGGGAAGAGGATCGATTAATAAATATTCCAACATAGAAGTTGCTTTTACAAAAGAAGGACAAACAGCGGATATGTATATCGAAAGAAATATGACACAATTTCTTGATGAATATCAAATAATAGTTGTTTCTAGTGATGGATTAGTACAAACTATTTCACTAGCCAAAGGGGCTAGAAGAATGTCGAGTCGAGAACTTGTTTTAGAATACCAACACTTTAAAAAATCAAATGCAACAAAAATTATTTCAAAATAA
- a CDS encoding citrate synthase has protein sequence MKELKNFITNREKENEIDNNLFKKYEVKKGLRNEDGTGVLVGLTKIADVVGYYMEDGHKHDCEGRLFYRGVDVADIVKNESQRFLFEETCFLILFGYLPNEKELESFKTELAKRYVLPKGYLEARLLGFPSKNLMNKLQQEVLMLYCYDHDADNISVDATMDKGLDLIAKIPSIVCYAYRSKVHFYDKESLFIHQIHPELSIAENILHLLRDNKEFTASEAYILDLCLVLHADHGGGNNSTFTNVVISSTGTDIYSSFAGAIGSLKGPRHGGANLAVKKQMETVLNVMDCQASDQEIEAVVCKILDGSFNDNSGLVYGIGHAVYTKSDPRCQLLSKQCHLLAIEKGREEEYLFYQRFEKIAIETIYQKKGVAVCANVDFYSGFIYDMLEIPSELYTLMFVIGRTVGWLAHNIENKLFSNRIIRPAAKYVGDKQEYKDRDKRS, from the coding sequence ATGAAAGAATTAAAAAACTTTATAACAAATAGGGAGAAAGAAAATGAAATAGATAATAATCTATTTAAAAAATATGAAGTAAAAAAAGGTTTACGTAATGAAGATGGTACGGGGGTGCTTGTTGGATTAACGAAAATCGCAGATGTTGTTGGATATTATATGGAGGATGGTCATAAGCATGATTGTGAAGGACGTCTGTTTTATCGTGGGGTCGATGTAGCAGATATTGTTAAGAACGAATCACAACGTTTTTTGTTTGAAGAAACATGTTTTTTGATTTTATTTGGTTATTTACCAAATGAAAAAGAACTTGAATCTTTTAAAACAGAATTAGCAAAACGATATGTTTTACCAAAAGGATATTTAGAAGCAAGATTATTAGGATTTCCTAGTAAGAATTTAATGAATAAATTACAACAAGAAGTATTAATGCTTTATTGTTATGATCATGATGCTGATAATATATCAGTTGATGCAACGATGGATAAAGGATTGGATTTAATAGCAAAAATTCCTTCTATCGTATGTTATGCATATCGCTCTAAAGTTCATTTCTATGATAAAGAAAGTTTATTTATCCATCAAATTCATCCAGAATTATCTATTGCAGAAAATATATTACATTTATTGCGTGATAATAAAGAGTTTACTGCAAGTGAGGCTTATATATTAGATTTATGTTTGGTATTGCATGCGGATCATGGTGGTGGGAATAACTCTACTTTTACTAATGTTGTTATTAGTTCTACAGGGACTGATATTTATTCTTCTTTTGCTGGAGCAATTGGTTCTTTAAAGGGACCTAGACATGGTGGTGCAAATTTAGCAGTTAAAAAGCAGATGGAAACAGTCTTAAATGTAATGGATTGCCAGGCTAGTGATCAAGAAATAGAAGCAGTGGTTTGTAAAATATTAGATGGATCATTTAATGATAATAGTGGATTGGTTTATGGAATAGGGCATGCAGTTTATACAAAAAGTGATCCTAGATGTCAATTATTATCAAAACAATGTCATCTTTTAGCTATTGAAAAAGGACGTGAAGAGGAGTATTTATTCTATCAACGTTTTGAAAAAATAGCGATAGAAACTATTTATCAAAAAAAGGGTGTCGCTGTTTGTGCTAATGTAGACTTCTATAGTGGATTTATTTATGATATGTTAGAAATCCCAAGTGAACTATATACACTAATGTTTGTTATTGGTCGAACTGTAGGGTGGTTAGCTCATAATATTGAAAATAAATTATTCTCTAATCGTATCATTCGTCCAGCCGCTAAATATGTAGGAGACAAACAAGAATATAAAGACAGAGATAA